Genomic DNA from Oreochromis aureus strain Israel breed Guangdong linkage group 2, ZZ_aureus, whole genome shotgun sequence:
agcgaaggcaggagcgtgaggtgaactgaatttcaggtaagaagttatgaactgcactctatttgggtcagatataaaccgagtttaggtgtagtttatttagcagcagttctcttatgtgttgctgatagcggctagctagctagcgccgctagcatagttagctcgcgccgctagcaacccttcgtgaaaaagcacccagtcttggcttatattgaggcgggtgaaactcgtgtcagcaccggtcgctctctatttgggtcagatataaaccgagtttaggtgtagtttatttagcagcagttctcttatgtgttgctgatagtcggctagctagctagcgccgctagcatagttagctcgctaccgctagcaacccttcgtgaaaaagcacccaggcttggcttatattgaggcggtgaaactcgtgtcagcaccggtcgctctctatttgggtcagatataaaccgagtttaggtgtaatttattttcgttgacctttacaatcgtaatgccacgggagtttatatatacagctgtgtgcgtactaagttactgacgttggactttattttattcattagggttagttcatagagttgccgtgccgtataaacggaatcgtcccacattcagagaaaacattatgatttattctgtcgttacgaagcctcccctgtcattctctcgcgtgttgaaacgtcaatcatgaaactgatcaatgatcggctgttcgctcttatttatcgcgctaaacaacagcagcacgtttaagcttgatcagctgttgttagaattcttttgattttaatttctagtatcagctgatgtttgctggagcatgaagatgaaatcaggagatgtccttactgaatcatcagagctgaactggtgatggagaaacaggtttacactttaggtgacatgaatgagttgaaggaagttatgagttgtttctgagagacaaagaccaagctctttttttgtgtagctgacagctggtaactgtgcaggggcggatctagcaaagcttttagggggagctagggcattaacagaaaggtggacacaaagatatacttttctttcttactctcatataaaatatttagcttttattaaatagttatctgaatctcacaaccaaagtttgtataataatacacaggattggctgtagaccattgttcataattcagaacactgtgtaaaaataacaaaaacaaaaagtgaatgcatgtgtgaaaagtggtctataatgtaatgcttcaaagtgtgttcatgcaaacattgtcgggtctgccgtggtacaatgggacttctgctcatgaacctgtgtgctggcagcgtctgcaaatcggcgctgtacaaagtaacttcatctttacacaaaactgtaagctgtcatctgtgaagcgtgagcggtgtttgtttttaccatagttcatggtggagaatggctgctcttctgagttttgctctctgtagccgtatgaatggcaaactacagtgattagcagcggcataggcacacataaaatttcttctgaaattttcgctttctagttaatCTCTGTCACTCACAGGGTAACCCAGCCATCAGCCATACTGTTCTTTCTCCTTATTTTTTTACATCCACAccataatttataaaataaacCGTGTTTTTTGGATTTTTCGTAAGATTTTAAACTACAATTTGACACCATAAACTTGTCACCAAAGCATTTCTTAAGTAATTTCCTCCTTTCTCAGACAAGTTTATGTTTATAATGTGAATTCcaattattttaaattgttttttagaCATAGAGGAACCTTCTGCCCACCGTGACGAACAGATTGTGGACAGACTGTAAATGTTTTGGCACAGCGAGGAAAAACAGTCCCATACATACAGCTTTACAATGAGTAGGAATAGTACATGTGCTGCTTCCACTAATGTGTGACATGTAAACCTAGCACACATGTCATAACCTGCAATAAGGCGTGTGTAACTGAATCTAAGCGAGATGAAATGGCCCTAAATCATGTCTTCaaaaactgactgaaaaacTCTTCAGTCAGTGAGAAACTGGAACAAATTAGAGGGCAATTAAATGGTCTGGATGCAgaagtaatatttttttctggtGAAATacactttaaactgtgaatccaaaacattcagagaaacacaaagcctttccttgtctgtttttcttctcttttccatAATTTGCAGGCAGCATGTCACTCACCTCATCCACTCTGTGTCCAAATGAGTCATGTTTGCGTGCTCAGAAAAGGGTCATCAGCAAAATTCAGTGCTCACTTGTCCCACTGGTCGACACTGGCTGCAGTACAGCAGCTTGTACTGGCTAATAATGTGGCCTCAATGGGTACTCCGACTTTTCAAGTGATTGTCCAGAGGCTGTGCTCATTCTGTTTTGTCTTCTACAGACAGATGCTTATTTAAACAGGTAGATTGGTGTCATTTGTACACACTAAAGAGCCACCAAACAGGCACACATGGAAGGATGAAATTCATATCATATTGCCATTCCACTATCTTATACTTTTCCTTCATTCAGCACTTTGACATAATCCAGCAAACAGTCCAGCTGCTTCTGATTCAGATCCAGCTCTCTCAAAGTCTAAGTTTCTTTTGAAGGGAAGTTTGGTTTCAGAGTTCCCCTTGTGTCATATGACATTAACTCCTTCCAGCTGATGACTTACTCAGGCTGAAACATGTAAAGGTGTTCCATTCAGCTAAAGCCATAATATGGATAGTTTTGCTGTCTTTTCTTTAGATAAACTAGTGGTTAGTGTGCAAAGTACTTATGCAGTAAACAAAGGTGAGTCTTCAGCTTTGCAGAAGCTGTTGTTTTCCTGGACAAAGAGGCGTGTTTTGTTGAGTCAGGTAAGGGCTGATTGGTTACTGgagctctttttttctcatttcatgAGACCACTTGCACTTTAAGGAGTTTATGAGTATcctgtagcagaaacactacaGACGAGTCACAAGCTCCTGATGTGGAAGCTGAGAGTTTTATAGAGAAACAGGAACATGAAGTCCGACATGAGGCCTCTGCTCTGACGTCAGGGAATACAAGAAGGTCCACAAGGATCCTCATGTTCtcctgtgtttttatgtgttccCTGCAGGGTGATCACCTATGAGTGCTGCCCTGGTTATGAGAAGATTCCCGGAGAGAAGGGCTGTCCTGCTGgtatgacctctgaccccttACACTGAATATGTTTAAAACATCTGTTGGGATTTTACTGCAGAGAGTCATcagctgtgtttgtttatgtgtgcCATTGCAGCGCTGCCTCTTGTGAACATCTACAGCACTCTGGGTGTGGTCGGTGCCTCCACCACTCAGATGTACTCTGATCGAGCCCAACTCAGGGATGAGATCGAAGGTCCAGGAAGCTTCACCTTCTTTGCCCCGAGTAACAAGGCCTGGGAATCTCTGCCAACAGTCagtacacactcacacacttttACTGCAACCTCATGCTCCTTTTGTGAGGAGTAAtcagcaatagttctccagctAACTCATtgtgtgttgtttgttgttgctcTCCAGGAGATCCTTGATGCTCTGGTGAGCAACGTGAATATTGAGCTATTGAATGCTCTTCATTACCACATGGTGAATCGCCGGCTAACCTCAGAGGAGCTGAAGCATGGATCCACCTTCTCCTCCATGTACCAGGATGCCCCCGTCCATATACACCACTACAGCAACGGGGTGAATGAACACATACTATTGTTAGCCTGTAACTCTGGCACAGGAATCAAGTTTAGCTGTCATGATAACATGAATATAGACCAGAGAAATTTGTAATCAGTGTGAAACCACCGCAGGAAGAATCATTAGCTGAGACAATCGACTTTAGCCAGGTCTCTGAGTATTAATCAGCTAAGCTATTGCTCTCCCTTCTCCACAGAGGACTTTGGTCAGCAGTCCTTGTTAagataccttttttttttttaccaaattgTCTCCAGGCTCAAAACTGAGGGTGTATGTACAGTTTTGCTCTGAACATGATTATTATCTTACATTAGCATCATACAGTTATGTGTATGATCATCAGTGTAAGATCATACACATAACTGTTAAAGGCACAACACAAATGTTTGCAGTAACAATACGTTAACACATTTTCTTCTTATCTCTGCAGATTGTGACTGTGAACTGCGCTCGTCTGGTCAAACCTGACCAACATGCCACCAATGGCATCGTGCACGTGGTTGACCGCGTCATCACCGCCATCTCCAACAACATGCAATCAATCATTGACATTGATGAGGACCTGGAGACTCTGCGTGTAAGTGCATTGAATTTAcaatcctttttttgtttttaacctttgGGAAAAATAGTATTAAAACAGCCTACAAAATTAGGAATACCTACttatctaaaaatatttaaatgaagtTGTTACAGGAACAGCTAAAGCAACTGTAAAAGTTGTGTAACAGCTGGTGGAACATCAGCCAGCTAATTAGGTTCATTAGTAACATGACTGGGTATAGAATAAGTATCACAGAGAGAGTTTCACCAGGCTGTGAATCATAGCAGGGCAAATAGTTCAACAGTTTAAGAAGAACATTTTTCACCATAaaatgagtttgattccatCAACTACAGTaaatatgattaaaatataGCACAAGATAAATTATCAGTAAAAGTTCTAGAGTCCCATGAACTCTCCTTCTGAATCTAAGGTTCAGGAGTCGGTCGGACTTTCTTTCTAGCACCATGGAATATGATATCTGAGGAAGACTGAACAGTATGATACCCCATTAACTGGATCTGCTAGTCCATAGTTGCTGTTGCAGACATTAAAAAAGGAATGCTGGCTAAGGCAGCCCAACAATGTCTACAGCCAAAGTATACATAAGTGCACATGGCATGGGTAACATGGACATCTGTGAAGGCCCAATGAATGCTGAATGATATTATACAGCTTTTTGAGTAACAAATGAGACACTGAGGAGAAATCTTTTTCACAGAAGTTTTTTTCATATGTCaagacaacatttttttaaccacatgCTCCACAGTAACATATTCTGGGTGACTGCTGTCCAGATCTGTCACCCACAGAAAACAATTAGAGTACTATGAAATCCTGAACATTTAGCTTTTCTCCAGCAACAGGTTTGCACGTCCCCAGACACTTGTAGTTGTTGTAAGTTCTGATGGAATAAGCATCAGCTTAAACTCTTGtctctgttttcttgtatttctcATTTTGTTTCAGACGGCCTTTGCTGCTGCAGGTCTCACCACCATGCTGGAGAGCGAGGGTCATTACACTGTGTTCGCTCCCACCAACGACGCCTTTGAGAAGATTCCTCGGGAGACCCTCAACAGAATTCTGGGAGACCCCATAGCTCTAAAAGGTGACTTGCACAAGACACTGTGACTCCTTCTGTCTGGCTCTGATTATATTTTCAATCACTTTTGTCTGATCTGATGTGTGCCACCCTCAGACCTGCTCAACTACCACATCCTGAAGAACATGCACTGCGCGGAGTCGATTGTGTCAGGAACACCAATGGAAACGCTGCAGGGAACCATGCTGGAGGTCGGCTGTGATGGAGACCACATGACCCTGAACGGCAAAGCTATTATCACCAAGACGGACCAACTGGCCACTAATGGAGTCATCCACTACATTGGCGAGCTGCTCATTCCTGACTCAGGTAATTGCACTACAAACAATGCTACTAATACCACAATGCTGCATCCAATATAGGGAAGATATTGCTGTGCAAGGAATCCACACAAAATAGTCCTTGAGTAGTGGTTTTAACATACTGCACTTGGAATAATCATGGACTCAGAGTTGAATTATACCTTCAGGTCATTGGAAGAACTTCTGTCTTAGCTGGAGATCCGAAAACAAGctcatgtttattatttttacagatCTTTTAAGGTTTAGAGTCCTCACTGAGACTAAGAGTGAGGACCCTCTTAGTCTCATCCGTCCACTTCTTGGATCTTTACACTTGGGTGGTATTCAACCAAATTAAATCTTGGTGTAATGAAATCACAGCTTGAACCAACTGATTGGTCCAATGGTGGTGTTGAATGACTGTGGgaccaaaaatattaaaataaaccaaGTCACATTTGTCCACATTCAGAGTCCCACTGGAactgaacattggtggaaaatTCTAACAAACACAAGTTACGGTTATCATTTTTAGATGATATAAGTGTTAGGGTTACCTAGAAAGATTATTAGTTGTACCAGAGATAGTATTAATACTTCTTTGTCTATTGCAGCTAAAACTCTCCTGGAGCTGGCTGAAAGTTCATCTGTTTCCACTGCGACCAGGATGTTTGTTGAAGCTGGTCTAACCCCCCACCTGACTGGGTCTGAGGCTCTGACCATGCTTGCTCCTCTGAATGATGCCTTTAAAGGTAACGTGTGTCCCCCAAAAAAGGCCTTTCCTGCCATCCTGTAGGGATAATCAGAAATGGGTATGAACAGCCATTGTTTCCACATGTCTAACAGGAAGTATGACGATGACTCCCAGCATGAGAAAATTAATGAGCAATCACATCTTGAAGGAGCAGCTGTCATCCAAGGCTCTATACCATGGGCAGGAGTTGGAGACACTGGGAGGCCTCAAACTCAGAGTCTTTGTCTACAGAAAAGTAAGAACTGACGTTTCTTTACTTGGTGGTTTGTTCCACAGTTTGTTAGAGACACTTTTCAGATTCCTTGTGTCTCAGACTCAGTTGTGGTTACTAACCATAACTCTCTGTTAGGGCTACTGAACAGCCAAAAATCGCAAATTCTAGAAGTGTACAGATGTGGTTAGGAGTACTTGGAATTCACAGGGTAAAGAAGTAGAGTAATACCGTTTCATCATGTGTCAAAATACAGCCGTGAGACTGTTTAATTGGAgctgaaaaaagttaaatattcTGAATGCAGAACAGCCAACTGTTCAGCTGTTTGGCTGAATTGAGTGTGGATGGTTCTCTGCTGGATCCAGAGGCTGTTCACAGCAGATGTTGCTCTTTTATGTGGTTTTGTTGTATGTGATTGTGGTcagaacaggaagctgctgaATAATCAACTTCTGATGGAGCTGCTCCCTCTGTCTGCTGCTGCCAAGAGGAATTAAACCGCTTCCATCTCCTAACGAGATGCTGGTTTTCATCTCTCTTGAAAacctgttttctttattaactTTAACTTGAAACATGCACACAGAACTTTATTGAAGTAAGAAATGAAACATAATAAATGCTTATTTTCCTATGATTGTTTGGAGCTGAACAGTCAGTGTCACCTATTGCTGAGTAGGCTAGGCAGATCATGAGTCATACCATGTCACTATTTCGGATGATTACTTTATGTTGCGCACCCTCTACTTGCTATTGGTCCTTGTTTGCTTTGTCTTAGTTCCGCTTGATGTCATTATTGACTTCAACACTGTTGATCATGACATTTAATTCAAAGCCTTTATGATTTCATTGGTTCAGGTCAGAGACCTAAACTGTGATTAGTAGTTAAAAAAATTCAATCAGGGGTTCCTCAAGGCTCACGTTTTGGTCCATCTTTGGTTTGCTGATTCTCTAACCCAGTCAGAGCTCTCAAGTAATCAGATCTTTTAACTGTTCTCAGAATCAGATCTCAGCCTGCTGAGGGTCCTTTCAGTTACTGTGGTCTTGTTCTTTGGAACAAGCTGGCTGCTGACTGAAGGTCAGTTATAACTATGTCTACATTCAAAACCTTTTTAATCTCATAAGCACCTAATACACCTAATAAGTTGATACCTATTTGACCCATATCGCCCCTGTATTGAGTCACTTTGGCCTTTACCCCATGTTACCCCATGCTGGTTCTTGTGTGCCCCCTTGCACGCTGTTAGCCCTTGTTCTGCCCTTGTTGACCCCTCTCTATGtgtcagtttcagttttttccaTAGGCTCTCAGAAACATACTTTGTAAAAGTGAAGTCAGATGATCAATGAATGACCGAAAAGTGAACTGATTTTGTAATTGATTAGCTGCCTCTCACATTGATGCTTCATGCATTGATATGTCTTAGCAGTAGTATTGATTGTGCTCTGATCAAACAGGATGTGAGGCGTTTGTGTTTCTGCTTGTTTCCACATGTCCCAGGTTTGGTTTGTGGGTGGTTGTCTGCTCAGTAATGAACTCTGCAGACCACATCAAGTTTCCTGCTTCCCACAGCGGTTAAGTATTTCCATACTTAACCGCTGtgggacagtgtgtgtgtgtgtgtgtgtgtgtgtgtgtgtgtgtgtgtgtgtgtgtgtgtgtgtgtgtgtgtgtgtgtgtgtgtgtgcgtgcgtgtgtgtgtgtgtgttccaggtATTACCTCATTTAAAGAGGATATAAAACTGTCTACTTAGAGACAGAGttgcattataatattaattgttacattttaatctGAAGTATGTTTTAAGATTTGTGTTTGACACTTTACATTGTAAAGATAAGACCAACACAATAACCTAGACTAGACTCTAGAACTTAGAGACAGTGGCATGAAAAAATTCttaaaacagagaagaagctTTGGTtggtcatttttttaatctaagtaacataataataaatagaaGGGTGCCTTCACAATCAACATGGTCAAACTCAACATGGTCAATGTGAAGGTTAAACAGTATAATACCAGTGATAATAACTAGAACTCATGTTTTCTGATTCCACGCCCAGTGTTATGTATTTAAACAcaaatgttttctctttgtaGAACCTTTGCATCGAGAACGCCTGTATTGCTGCGCATGACAAGGTTGGACGCTATGCCACCATGTTCACCGTGGACAAAGTCCTCACTCCACCAATGGGAAACATCATGGATGTCTTGAAGGCCGATGACCGCTTCATGTGAGGATCTGTACCATCTGAATCATGTTTATTTAATGGAAAAGTACAGCAAAAACACTCCCAGCAGTTTTAATGACTCTACAGTGCTCCCCAGAGGCACAAAGTAGCAACTGCATGAACTATGATCAGTGAAAAAGGGTTTTTTGTAGTTTGAAGCTCCAAAAAAGTGAGCCAGCTGTTAGCCTAGATTATcataaagctgttagtttggtGTAGCATAATGACTGGAACcagaggtgtttgtgtgttgttgtgtagTTACCATTCGAGCTAACATCATATATTGCTGTTTCAGCACGCTGGTCAATGCCATCCAGACAGCAGGTATGACCGAGCTTCTGAACCAGCAGAAGGTGTTCACCTTCTTCGCTCCCACTGATGATGCCTTCAATGCAATGCCGCAGGATGAACGCAACAGGCTGATGCGTGAGTTTTATTCAACCACACAGCTTCTCTTTATTCACCTTCTTAATTAATCCACATGGACAGTTTCCACACACGTGTGCAAAGCGTCTCTCTTCTTTACAGCAGCTTATACTGAGAGGTGGTTTGTAGAGATTTCTCAGTGGGGCTAATTTCCTGCTCTTTGTTTGGACTGAACACGCTGAACGTtcacaaactgtttgtttaATCTGCTGCAcaaacatcagcagcagcatcagcacccTAATAAAGACATGCAGAGACTTGGCTGGGATTCCAGTCATCTACAAACACGGAGCAAAGCAAGTCGTAGCTTATAGCAGAGCTTAGCACGAAGAAGGAAATGAGATCAGACGCACAGTAAgaactgtttgtgtttctgtgtccaGGTGACCCTCAGCAGCTGTCAGGTGTGCTCAAGTATCACCTGGGGGAGAGTATGCTGGTGAGCGGTGGTGTCTCCTCTCACACCAGATTCCAAACTCTGGAGGGGGAGAAGCTGGAGCTGGGCTTGGTTGGTTCAAAAACGTTATTTAAAAGATGacgaaatcttttttttaaatacacagtttattattatttatattaatattaccattattattattatattttgattATTCATCTCTATTTGTCTATTTTATatcttgtttttaatattttattcagCACTTTGTATCTTATTTCACATTTAATGGCGTATTTAATTTGTGTTGACCATAGATGTTGCACAGTATTGCTGCACATGTGGAATATCACATTTCTTAGGATAATCAGCGAGTCTGACGcctttctttgtctctcagcGTAACTACACGGTTTACGTCAACAAAATCCCTGTGGCCGAGGCTGACCTGATGGCGACAAACGGAATTATCCACGCCGTCAACAGCATCATCAGACCTCTGCGTGAGTCCCATGTTTACAACATCAAACTATAGATAAGAtagttgtattattgtagggtctatctTAGAATATAAAGTGCCATGAGGCgactgatgttgtgatttggtgctgtataaataaaactaaattaagtGCTTTTCAAACCTGGACCTGTCCTTTAAAGCTGACCTGTCGTTTTTGTGTCTTCAGCTCCAAAGGTGGACAGAGAGCAGAGCGATGGACCTGCAGCTCCTCTCAGAGCCATTGCTGCTTCCAGGGTGAGAAAGGCCTTTCTTTATGCCAAAAAAACTCTTCACAAATAATCTGAATATCACTTTTGCACCTCAAAATGTCCAAAATCCTGAAATCAGAAAGATTAAATGATGTAATACCTGTCCTCTGATTACTGAATCACATGTTTGGGCTGCAATGCCCTCCTTTGTGTCTTGCAGGGAGACTCCAGGGGCTTCAGGAACGGTGAGTGTTTGTAATGTCTTCATGATGTGTTTAGTTCCTGCTGCACGTCACTCTCATCTGAATCTGCTCTGCTTCATTCTCTATTTCTTCAGACGATCTCTTCCAGAAGGTTCTCAACAGTCACTCCAGCAAAATGATCAGCCAGAGGCAGTAACACTGCCAAGAGGGAAGacgagaagaagaaaagcagagGTTCTCTAGagagggtcaaaggtcatgtGTTAACTCCTCTGCTGCGTGGCCGTGAGAGGATCTGAAGGTGATTTTCTGGTGTAATTCATGTCTGGAGAAGAAGAAATGTGTgtgaagactttttaaaattgttccttttttatttttaatcaaaccaatgttgttttttctgtgcgctgtaaaaaaatatatatatataacagctAGTTTTTACTTCCATAATTCAGAGTGTGAACTTTTGTAAAGTGTGTTTTGTACTCGTGTTGTTCTGCAGCATGTCAGAGCTCAAAGCAAACATAGAGCTGatggtttctgtgtgtgtttttgtttgggggtttttgtaaaataaaaccGAAAAGTGAGACCGCTCGTTTGACACCATGTGTCCTTCAGCCTCACCTCGCGTCTGTCTGCACTAACATCTCTTATGAAAGTGAAGTTGAAGAACAATCAAATCATTATGTCTTAGTTACATTTTTACAACAAAAGTTGCTCTGTAATTTTCTCAGATTCTATCTATAACAGTGGTTGTAACTCCATCCCTCTAACATTTGGGAATCCTGCATCATCCCTGATGTGATCCAGGTTTGAAGCTGAGCTGCTTTTTGCAGTTGCAGTTTTACAGTTTAATTTGAAGCAGTGAACGCCTCTCAGAGACCAGAACATGCTGTTAAAAATATCTTGTTTCAAGGCCGAACATCAACATCAGCCGTGAATAGTTCAATGAGTGTTTCCCATCAAAATCAAATTTCAGACATAAGCACACAACAAACTCATAGTGAGTCTAAATCAAGTCAGTAATAAGTCACCAATATCATCAGTTTAACTTTTATCAGCTTCAGCTCACCTGAAACTTTGGAAACGGTGAGGATGACCTCTTCTTCTACAAACATGCTCTCCCTGCCTGACTTTATTAAATTACCGGGCCTTTTATTTAGTTAGCATGAGCAGACTCTGGAACTCCCTGTCAGTCTGCTCTCCGTGTTTGGCTTCTTTTAATGCACAGCAGGTTTAAAGCCACGGCTCAGGTGTCAGCTGTGGAGATGAGTGACAGCAGCAGGTAATGCAGGACAGCTGCTGCTCGCAGGGCACAGAAGTTGGAAAAGTTCTTGAACTGAAACCTTTCAGCTCCGTGTAGCACGAACATCTGAGAACATCTGACCCAAGGTAACTGAGTTACATTCCCTCAGGTGATGGGAAATTTCAGCAATCACGACATGAACTTGTTTGTTTTAGACTTATAAGTTCATAAGTTGgtaaaatgtttccagcaccatACATAgggtgaaatatttttttctctgaaaaacTAAAATCAATGCCAGAGAGggttaaaataa
This window encodes:
- the tgfbi gene encoding transforming growth factor-beta-induced protein ig-h3, translating into MKVCALALGLALVLTVCVARSPFQAVLQHSRIRGRTHGPNVCAMQQIRGTSKKYFTNCKQWYHRKICGKPTVITYECCPGYEKIPGEKGCPAALPLVNIYSTLGVVGASTTQMYSDRAQLRDEIEGPGSFTFFAPSNKAWESLPTEILDALVSNVNIELLNALHYHMVNRRLTSEELKHGSTFSSMYQDAPVHIHHYSNGIVTVNCARLVKPDQHATNGIVHVVDRVITAISNNMQSIIDIDEDLETLRTAFAAAGLTTMLESEGHYTVFAPTNDAFEKIPRETLNRILGDPIALKDLLNYHILKNMHCAESIVSGTPMETLQGTMLEVGCDGDHMTLNGKAIITKTDQLATNGVIHYIGELLIPDSAKTLLELAESSSVSTATRMFVEAGLTPHLTGSEALTMLAPLNDAFKGSMTMTPSMRKLMSNHILKEQLSSKALYHGQELETLGGLKLRVFVYRKNLCIENACIAAHDKVGRYATMFTVDKVLTPPMGNIMDVLKADDRFITLVNAIQTAGMTELLNQQKVFTFFAPTDDAFNAMPQDERNRLMRDPQQLSGVLKYHLGESMLVSGGVSSHTRFQTLEGEKLELGLRNYTVYVNKIPVAEADLMATNGIIHAVNSIIRPLPPKVDREQSDGPAAPLRAIAASRGDSRGFRNDDLFQKVLNSHSSKMISQRQ